From Pan paniscus chromosome 9, NHGRI_mPanPan1-v2.0_pri, whole genome shotgun sequence, the proteins below share one genomic window:
- the LOC100971948 gene encoding ferritin light chain, producing MSSQIRQNYSTDVEAAVNSLVNLYLQASYTYLSLGFYFDRDDVALEGVSHFFRELAEEKREGYERLLKMQNQRGGRALFQDIKKPAEDEWGKTPDAMKAAMALEKKLNQALLDLHALGSAHTDPHLCDFLETHFLDEEVKLIKKMGDHLTNLHRLGGPEAGLGEYLFERLTLKHD from the coding sequence ATGAGCTCCCAGATTCGTCAGAATTATTCCACCGACGTGGAGGCAGCCGTCAACAGCCTGGTCAATTTGTACCTGCAGGCCTCCTACACCTACCTCTCTCTGGGCTTCTATTTCGACCGCGATGATGTGGCTCTggaaggcgtgagccacttcttCCGCGAATTGGCCGAGGAGAAGCGCGAGGGCTACGAGCGTCTCCTGAAGATGCAAAACCAGCGTGGCGGCCGCGCTCTCTTCCAGGACATCAAGAAGCCAGCTGAAGATGAGTGGGGTAAAACCCCAGACGCCATGAAAGCTGCCATGGCCCTGGAGAAAAAGCTGAACCAGGCCCTTTTGGATCTTCATGCCCTGGGTTCTGCCCACACGGACCCCCATCTCTGTGACTTCCTGGAGACTCACTTCCTAGATGAGGAAGTGAAGCTTATCAAGAAGATGGGTGACCACCTGACCAACCTCCACAGGCTGGGTGGCCCGGAGGCTGGGCTGGGCGAGTATCTCTTCGAAAGGCTCACTCTCAAGCACGACTAA